GAAATCTCCGGATTTAACATCCTTGACATAATTTCCTATAGCCCCGTTGATTTCGTCAAAAAGATTCAGGTAGCGGCGCAGGAAACGGGGAGAAAAACCCTGCGTAATCCCTAGCATATCGTGAAGAACAAGTACTTGTCCATCTACCTGACCTCCGGCACCAATGCCAATGATAGGTATCTTAAGCTCAGAAGCAACCTGGGCAGCCAGGCTGGCAGGAATTTTTTCCAGGGTGATGGCGAAACAGCCGAGATCTTCAAGCAAATGTGCATCACTAATCAACTTTTGTGCTTCAGCTTCTTCTTTTGCCCTTACCTGATAAGTTCCGAATTTATTAATAGACTGCGGTGTAAGTCCCAGATGGCCCATGATAGGGATACCCGCACTGAGAATCCGCTCAACCGATTCTTTAATTTCCACTCCGCCTTCAATCTTAACGGCACCAGCGCCGGTTTCTTTCATGATACGAATGGCTGAAGCCAAAGCTTCAAGAGAATTGCCCTGATAAGTTCCAAAAGGCATATCAACCACGACCAAGGCACGTTTCACAGCCCTGACTACAGAAGCCGCATGATATATCATGTTATCCAGGGTAATAGGTAATGTTGTGGTATATCCGGCCATCACATTTGAAGCAGAATCACCTACCAATATAGCATCAATCCCCGCATTATCAACAATCTTAGCCAATGAATAATCATAAGCTGTAACCATTGATATCTTTTCACCCCTAGATTTCATTTCCATGAAGGTATGGGTGGTAATACTACGAATATTGCTTTCTACTGACATAACCTTTAATATTTTTATTCAACATAATTTCTAAAAGACAAAGCTACGAATAATAAATATTTTATAAATCCTTTTTAACGTTATTAGATCAAAGTAAAGGCTCCTTCAGGATAATTATGCCAAAAATCAGGCAGGGATAAAGTAAAATTTCATACTTTTGATTAACCTTTCCGCGATGAAAGTGCATTCAATACAAGGAATAAATTTTAGAACAAACCTTATGATTAACAAACAAATGATAGCTCCGGAAAGTATTATTGTAGTGGGAGCTTCTAATAATCTGCATAAACCTGGCGGAAAAGTTTTAAAAAATCTTATTGACGGAGGATATAAAGGAAAAATCTTCGCTGTTAATCCGAAAGAACAAGAGATACAGGGTATCCCTTGTTATCCTGACGTAAGCGAGGCGCCCTCTGCCGATCTGGCCATTATTGCCGTAGCTGCAAAATATTGCCTGCCAGTGGTCGAAGAACTGGCAAAAGTAAAACATACACTGGCTTTTATAATTATTTCAGCCGGTTTTAGCGAAGAAAGCCAGGAAGGAGCCATACTTGAAAAACAGATAACAAATGTAATTGACAGTGTTGGAGGATGTCTGATTGGCCCCAACTGCATTGGCATCCTCAACCAAAATCATCACAGCATTTTCA
The sequence above is drawn from the Bacteroidota bacterium genome and encodes:
- the panB gene encoding 3-methyl-2-oxobutanoate hydroxymethyltransferase, whose protein sequence is MSVESNIRSITTHTFMEMKSRGEKISMVTAYDYSLAKIVDNAGIDAILVGDSASNVMAGYTTTLPITLDNMIYHAASVVRAVKRALVVVDMPFGTYQGNSLEALASAIRIMKETGAGAVKIEGGVEIKESVERILSAGIPIMGHLGLTPQSINKFGTYQVRAKEEAEAQKLISDAHLLEDLGCFAITLEKIPASLAAQVASELKIPIIGIGAGGQVDGQVLVLHDMLGITQGFSPRFLRRYLNLFDEINGAIGNYVKDVKSGDFPNEKEQY